One genomic segment of uncultured Campylobacter sp. includes these proteins:
- a CDS encoding MFS transporter, whose translation MFESMRAARSLSPLFLGIFFMFIGDALVIASAGIMLKESGHSELEIGLISAFFFLGAIFSGFFVPSIIGALTHVRAYAVFTALFGIAAMLHDLGSNFVYWAILRFILGFCYYALLMIIESWINSKITNTIRSRVLAIYEAVFYGAFAIGVIILALNFGTMKVFVLSAFFIILALLPVNLIRFNPPRVPARMRVSMPQISIVPPLAFATVVCAGILINGFFSMASVFVLSAGLGVGSVGAFMGSAMAGGFLAQLVCGTISDKFGRKRAIMIVCAVGLASCAALFFAKSFILTCALALMLGFGAFPLYSLAIARANDSITGEGASRVQISAAMLFIYSSASLCSPLIIGTMMKFLGANGFIWVFFAAMSFLFIFAIFRPEIAPKR comes from the coding sequence TTGTTTGAATCTATGCGCGCGGCACGCTCGCTAAGCCCCCTATTTCTGGGGATTTTCTTTATGTTTATCGGCGACGCGCTAGTCATCGCAAGCGCGGGCATCATGCTAAAAGAATCCGGCCACAGCGAGCTTGAGATCGGATTAATTTCGGCGTTTTTCTTTTTAGGAGCGATCTTTAGCGGCTTTTTCGTGCCTTCGATAATCGGCGCATTAACGCACGTGCGGGCATACGCGGTCTTTACGGCGCTTTTCGGAATTGCTGCAATGCTGCATGATCTTGGCTCAAACTTCGTGTATTGGGCGATTTTGCGCTTTATTTTGGGCTTTTGCTACTACGCACTTTTGATGATAATCGAAAGCTGGATCAACTCAAAGATCACAAACACTATCCGCTCCCGCGTGCTCGCGATCTACGAAGCGGTTTTTTACGGCGCGTTTGCGATAGGAGTTATAATTTTAGCGCTAAATTTCGGAACGATGAAAGTTTTCGTGCTAAGCGCATTTTTTATCATCCTAGCGCTGCTGCCGGTAAATTTAATCCGCTTCAACCCTCCTAGGGTTCCCGCTCGCATGCGAGTTTCGATGCCGCAAATTTCAATAGTGCCGCCGCTTGCGTTTGCGACGGTGGTTTGCGCGGGCATTTTGATTAACGGCTTTTTTTCGATGGCGAGCGTTTTCGTGCTAAGCGCGGGGCTTGGAGTGGGCTCGGTGGGTGCATTTATGGGATCGGCGATGGCAGGAGGCTTCTTAGCGCAGCTCGTCTGCGGCACTATTTCAGATAAGTTTGGTCGCAAACGCGCCATAATGATAGTTTGCGCCGTAGGTCTTGCTTCCTGCGCGGCGCTATTTTTTGCCAAGAGCTTCATCCTAACGTGCGCACTTGCGTTGATGTTAGGATTTGGCGCCTTTCCTTTATATTCGCTTGCCATTGCGCGCGCAAACGACTCCATCACCGGCGAGGGCGCATCTCGCGTGCAAATTTCGGCGGCGATGCTCTTTATCTATTCGAGCGCGTCGCTCTGCTCCCCTTTGATCATCGGCACGATGATGAAATTTTTGGGCGCAAACGGCTTTATATGGGTATTTTTTGCGGCGATGAGCTTTTTATTTATATTTGCTATCTTCCGCCCCGAGATCGCGCCGAAAAGATAG
- a CDS encoding MFS transporter, whose amino-acid sequence MIRYIVLLRHSCNYRLLFSAGFICMFGLWFSVVGVATLLIELGAPVWAITAVGVVSFVPNVFLAPINGIIVDKFQPKPLMTAMFIIEMISIFMLIFIDSLDYLWLLLLIVVVRSVAGTLFFQTESSTLPKFLSRPYLKLANEMTGIIWTITYTFGMASAGIFIHYFGVRAAFILDFCLYVFSFFILLRLNFKDLARNAPEPVFKMLKEGFSYLCSHPLVVHLIVLHAFVAVTTYDNLIALLAKYRYKEILSASLVIGLMNMSRSAAAFFGQIWLSKIVNKHTFFWLLLGQFAGIALWAVLEFNYWLSFAGMIAAGFFITTVWSYSFTQLQNHVDREFFGRVIAYNDMAYFIVATLVSAAIGFFFELGFSLSQITFGMGFMFAIAAFYYKFLIYEKI is encoded by the coding sequence ATGATCAGATACATCGTCCTGCTTCGACATTCGTGCAACTACCGCCTGCTCTTTTCGGCGGGTTTTATATGTATGTTCGGCTTGTGGTTTTCGGTCGTTGGGGTCGCTACGCTGCTGATTGAGCTTGGCGCGCCGGTATGGGCGATCACGGCGGTAGGCGTCGTTTCGTTCGTGCCGAACGTTTTTTTAGCGCCCATCAACGGCATCATCGTGGATAAATTTCAACCAAAGCCCCTGATGACGGCGATGTTTATAATCGAAATGATCAGTATTTTCATGCTGATTTTTATCGATAGTTTGGATTATCTGTGGCTGCTGCTTCTGATCGTGGTCGTGCGAAGCGTCGCAGGCACGCTGTTTTTTCAAACCGAATCCTCCACGCTGCCGAAATTTCTAAGCCGCCCCTATCTAAAGCTTGCTAACGAGATGACGGGCATTATCTGGACGATCACATATACTTTCGGTATGGCGAGTGCGGGTATTTTTATCCACTATTTCGGCGTGCGAGCGGCGTTTATTTTGGATTTTTGTTTATACGTTTTTTCGTTTTTTATCCTGCTGCGGCTAAATTTTAAAGACCTCGCAAGAAATGCGCCAGAGCCGGTGTTTAAGATGCTGAAGGAGGGCTTTTCTTACCTGTGCTCGCATCCTTTGGTGGTGCATCTCATCGTCCTTCACGCCTTCGTCGCCGTCACTACTTACGACAATCTCATCGCGCTTCTTGCAAAATACCGCTACAAAGAAATTTTAAGCGCCTCGCTAGTCATCGGGCTTATGAATATGTCGCGCTCGGCGGCTGCGTTTTTTGGACAGATATGGCTAAGCAAGATCGTGAATAAACATACGTTTTTTTGGCTATTGCTGGGGCAGTTTGCGGGCATCGCGCTGTGGGCGGTGCTGGAGTTTAACTACTGGCTTTCGTTTGCGGGCATGATCGCGGCGGGATTTTTCATCACGACGGTGTGGTCGTATTCTTTTACGCAGCTGCAAAACCACGTCGATAGGGAGTTTTTCGGGCGCGTCATCGCTTACAACGATATGGCGTATTTCATCGTCGCCACGCTTGTGTCGGCTGCGATCGGATTTTTTTTCGAGCTTGGATTTTCGCTTTCGCAAATCACTTTCGGCATGGGTTTTATGTTCGCAATCGCGGCGTTTTATTATAAATTTTTGATCTACGAAAAAATTTAA
- a CDS encoding ATP-binding cassette domain-containing protein, producing the protein MSEQVQSGESAKIIVARDVTTAYGSRIMHDSVSFSVKKGEIYGFLGGSGSGKTTLMKTLIFLKRPQSGEIKIFGRDIWRASEAGQNEIRLKCGVMFQFGALYSSMSVLENVGVLLREYSKFSEREIDELSMFWIQKVGLRKEAAALRPNELSGGMKKRVALARALALSPEILFLDEPNSGLDPLSARALDRLVCELRDSLGVTVVIVTHDVDSIFDILDRFLIVDNQKIAFEGNIEEISNLENNPLEELFKMRQRD; encoded by the coding sequence ATGAGCGAGCAAGTACAATCCGGCGAAAGCGCTAAAATTATAGTCGCGCGCGATGTTACTACTGCGTACGGATCGCGCATTATGCACGATAGCGTAAGCTTTAGCGTCAAAAAGGGCGAAATTTACGGCTTTTTAGGTGGCAGCGGCAGCGGCAAAACGACGCTGATGAAAACGCTCATATTTTTAAAGCGCCCGCAAAGCGGCGAGATTAAAATTTTTGGGCGTGATATTTGGCGCGCGAGCGAAGCAGGGCAAAACGAGATCCGCCTAAAATGCGGCGTGATGTTTCAGTTCGGCGCGCTTTACAGCTCGATGAGCGTGCTCGAAAACGTAGGCGTGCTGCTGCGCGAATACTCTAAATTTAGCGAGCGCGAGATAGATGAGCTATCGATGTTTTGGATCCAAAAGGTGGGGCTTAGGAAGGAAGCCGCAGCGCTTAGACCAAACGAGCTTAGCGGCGGTATGAAAAAGCGCGTGGCGCTGGCTCGCGCGCTAGCACTTAGTCCTGAAATTTTATTTTTGGACGAGCCAAACTCGGGGCTTGATCCGCTTAGCGCCAGAGCCCTTGATAGGCTTGTTTGCGAGCTTAGAGACAGCCTTGGCGTCACGGTCGTGATAGTGACGCACGACGTGGATAGTATCTTTGACATTTTGGATAGGTTTTTGATCGTGGATAATCAAAAAATCGCCTTTGAAGGAAACATCGAGGAAATTTCAAACCTAGAGAATAATCCGCTCGAAGAGCTATTTAAGATGCGACAAAGGGATTGA
- a CDS encoding MlaD family protein: protein MENRTSYTIVGAFVMICVAALTAFMWWMLTKTDRGESYRSYYIHTKELPVGIKENSEVKFIGVNAGIIKSIDFADIENAIIEIEISVKSKLPISQDSVAKVESQGISGIAFINITKGSGKLFPPNDKKPIIALDKTLLDKIGSKAEVITDSVSEMIFKINGLLSKQNTDKVDRILSSMDKFSAELSDEKKFQSLDALLANVNTLIANLNEREKELDALLDNLNAFAVSAANLSNSLDKTAGIITKRIDRGEYNLKAILDPTLEEAKNTLGELKKSLREFQGAMFRLEDNPYDFFFKDTSKGADRDDKKE from the coding sequence TTGGAAAATAGAACTTCATACACGATAGTAGGCGCATTTGTTATGATCTGCGTCGCGGCTCTTACGGCGTTTATGTGGTGGATGCTTACTAAGACCGACCGCGGCGAGAGCTACCGCTCCTACTATATCCACACAAAAGAGCTTCCCGTAGGCATTAAGGAGAATTCCGAGGTTAAATTTATCGGCGTAAATGCGGGCATCATCAAAAGTATCGACTTTGCCGATATCGAAAATGCGATCATCGAGATTGAAATTTCAGTAAAAAGCAAGCTACCGATCTCACAAGATAGCGTCGCTAAGGTAGAATCTCAAGGCATCAGCGGAATCGCGTTTATAAATATCACGAAAGGAAGCGGCAAGCTTTTCCCGCCGAATGATAAAAAGCCAATAATTGCGCTGGATAAGACGCTTCTTGATAAAATCGGCTCTAAAGCCGAAGTCATCACCGATAGCGTGAGTGAGATGATCTTTAAGATTAATGGGCTACTGTCTAAGCAAAATACCGATAAAGTGGATAGAATTCTATCTTCGATGGATAAATTTAGCGCCGAGTTAAGCGATGAGAAAAAATTCCAAAGCCTAGACGCACTGCTTGCTAACGTAAATACTCTCATAGCAAATTTAAACGAGCGCGAGAAGGAGCTAGACGCGCTGCTAGATAATCTAAACGCCTTTGCCGTGAGTGCTGCCAATCTATCGAATTCACTGGATAAAACCGCAGGTATCATCACTAAGCGTATCGATCGCGGCGAGTACAATCTAAAAGCGATCTTGGATCCTACGCTTGAGGAGGCAAAAAACACTCTTGGTGAGCTAAAAAAATCGCTTAGAGAATTCCAAGGCGCGATGTTTAGGCTAGAGGACAATCCTTACGATTTCTTTTTTAAAGACACTTCTAAAGGCGCGGATCGCGACGATAAAAAGGAATAA
- a CDS encoding ABC transporter ATP-binding protein, with protein sequence MNGFKTLLSRFKPYFRDYKPQFALAILGMVMTSVATAASAKLVEPVLNKIFVEKNEPYLYTLPIAIIVVFAMKSGGAFMQNYFTAFIGQDTVRRFRDRLVASLVRLDVDFFNRFRTGELISRTINDIERIRVVVSNMIPDFFTQIITILGLLGVVIYQSPKLSFFALVVFPCAIYPLSRLAKRMKKISRESQEKTSDISSALSQIYSNIEIVKASNAESFEVEKFNAENKKFFGLNLKAVVTTCLVSPIMEMLGAVGIAVVIIVGGQEVIAGQMSIGSFFSFLTALFMVYTPIKKVSSLYNNMQDAIAASERTFELIDLEPTIVGGGKQMGEIGSVSFCDVSLNYGDKAALKDISFSVKKGEILALVGNSGGGKSSVVNLLMRFYDASSGKILFNGNDEIGEFSIPSLRENIGLVSQRVYIFNDTIAQNVSYGAEFNEQRVIEALKLANAYEFVSSMKDGIYTVLSEFGANLSGGQRQRIAIARALYKDPQILIFDEATSALDNASEKEISNVIEKIKQSKIVFVIAHRLSTIERADNIAVMKNGRILAIGTDAKLTGECEEYRSLKGIMQNG encoded by the coding sequence TTGAACGGCTTTAAAACTTTACTATCGCGCTTTAAGCCCTATTTTAGGGATTACAAGCCGCAGTTTGCATTGGCGATTTTGGGTATGGTGATGACGAGCGTGGCGACCGCTGCGAGCGCTAAGCTGGTCGAGCCCGTTTTAAATAAAATTTTCGTCGAAAAAAACGAGCCGTATCTCTATACGCTTCCGATCGCGATCATCGTGGTTTTTGCGATGAAAAGCGGCGGCGCGTTTATGCAAAACTACTTCACCGCCTTCATCGGTCAAGACACGGTGCGCCGCTTCCGCGATAGGCTCGTCGCAAGCCTCGTGCGACTGGACGTGGATTTTTTCAACCGATTCCGCACGGGCGAGCTCATCAGCCGCACGATCAACGACATCGAGCGTATCCGCGTCGTGGTTTCGAATATGATCCCCGATTTTTTCACGCAGATCATTACGATTTTGGGGCTTTTGGGCGTCGTGATCTATCAGAGCCCAAAGCTTTCGTTTTTCGCGCTCGTGGTCTTTCCGTGCGCGATATATCCGCTCTCGCGCCTTGCAAAGCGGATGAAAAAAATTTCGCGCGAGTCTCAAGAGAAAACCTCCGATATCTCCTCGGCGCTCAGTCAAATTTACTCCAACATCGAAATCGTCAAGGCAAGCAATGCCGAAAGCTTTGAGGTGGAGAAATTTAACGCCGAAAACAAGAAATTTTTCGGTCTAAATTTAAAGGCGGTCGTAACGACATGTCTGGTAAGCCCGATCATGGAGATGCTAGGCGCAGTGGGCATCGCCGTGGTGATCATCGTCGGAGGGCAGGAGGTTATCGCGGGCCAGATGAGCATCGGCAGCTTTTTTAGCTTCCTTACGGCGCTTTTTATGGTTTACACGCCGATAAAAAAGGTCTCATCGCTCTACAACAACATGCAAGACGCTATCGCAGCGAGCGAGCGGACGTTTGAGCTGATAGACTTGGAGCCTACGATCGTCGGAGGCGGCAAGCAGATGGGTGAGATAGGCTCGGTGAGCTTTTGCGACGTGTCGCTAAACTACGGCGACAAGGCGGCGCTGAAAGATATAAGCTTCAGCGTCAAAAAGGGCGAAATTTTAGCGCTCGTCGGAAACAGCGGCGGCGGCAAAAGCTCGGTCGTGAACCTTCTGATGCGCTTTTACGATGCAAGCAGCGGTAAAATTTTATTCAACGGCAACGACGAGATCGGCGAGTTTAGCATCCCTAGTCTGCGCGAAAATATCGGTCTGGTAAGCCAGCGCGTCTATATTTTTAACGATACGATCGCGCAAAACGTAAGCTACGGCGCGGAATTTAACGAGCAGCGCGTCATAGAAGCGCTGAAGCTCGCCAACGCCTATGAGTTCGTAAGCTCGATGAAGGATGGAATTTACACCGTGCTTAGCGAGTTCGGCGCAAATCTTAGCGGCGGGCAGCGCCAGCGTATCGCCATCGCGCGCGCACTGTATAAGGACCCGCAAATTTTAATATTCGACGAGGCGACTTCGGCGCTGGATAACGCAAGCGAAAAGGAGATCTCAAACGTCATCGAAAAGATCAAACAAAGCAAAATCGTCTTTGTAATCGCCCACCGCCTCTCCACGATCGAGCGCGCCGATAATATCGCCGTGATGAAAAACGGCCGCATCCTCGCTATCGGCACCGACGCGAAGCTAACGGGCGAATGCGAGGAGTATCGCAGCCTAAAGGGGATCATGCAAAACGGCTAG
- the cysS gene encoding cysteine--tRNA ligase, giving the protein MVIYDSLSKKKLPFKPISEGVARIYACGPTVYDDAHLGHAKSAVSFDLLRRVLQAEGYEVKFARNFTDIDDKILKKMAETGKSLEEITELYTRRYLQDMSALNVADASISPKATENIAAICELISSLLQKGFAYEIAGDGIYFDTRKDGDYLSLSGKKEGAGKNIARVASNDAKHDEKDFVLWKFDENWFDSPFGRGRPGWHSECVAMILAHLDSGDPQFCIDIHAGGADLLFPHHENEAAQCRCARHRALSKYWLHNGFVQVNNEKMSKSLGNSFFVGDALKIAPGEALRFYLLSSHYRANFNYSIADLLASKKRLDKIYRLKKRVRDVLAPATGQNSAVCVSEHTAQISSASSVQTCGDTGRNLTSSGSQSLSPNAAPNSKPKNSAPELPAAEAKFRSEMMEFLSDDLNTSGALAVLDSFVASANEALDRAPKDKALKALIAANLEFAKQTLGILYEDETEYFRFGVSEQQRAQIEELIKQRAQAKAEKDFASADAIRARLTDMKIEVMDAPGGTVWEVAAE; this is encoded by the coding sequence ATGGTAATTTATGATAGTTTGAGTAAAAAGAAGCTCCCATTTAAGCCCATTAGCGAGGGGGTAGCGCGCATTTACGCCTGCGGCCCGACCGTTTATGACGACGCGCATTTAGGGCACGCAAAAAGCGCCGTGAGCTTCGATCTGCTGCGCCGCGTACTACAAGCGGAGGGCTATGAGGTAAAATTTGCGCGAAATTTCACCGACATCGACGATAAAATTTTAAAAAAGATGGCGGAAACAGGCAAGAGTCTCGAGGAGATCACGGAGCTTTACACCCGCAGATATTTGCAGGATATGAGCGCGCTAAACGTCGCGGACGCGAGCATTTCGCCCAAGGCGACCGAAAATATCGCCGCGATCTGCGAGCTTATATCTTCACTTCTTCAAAAAGGCTTTGCCTACGAGATCGCGGGTGACGGCATCTACTTCGACACGCGCAAGGACGGGGATTATCTAAGTCTTAGCGGCAAAAAAGAGGGTGCCGGCAAAAACATCGCCCGCGTCGCCTCAAACGATGCTAAGCACGACGAGAAGGACTTCGTGCTGTGGAAATTTGACGAGAATTGGTTCGATAGCCCGTTTGGCAGAGGGCGCCCCGGCTGGCACAGCGAGTGCGTCGCGATGATTTTAGCGCACCTTGATAGCGGCGATCCGCAATTTTGCATCGACATTCACGCAGGCGGCGCCGATCTGCTCTTCCCTCATCACGAAAACGAAGCCGCGCAGTGCCGCTGCGCCCGCCATAGAGCGCTAAGCAAATACTGGCTTCACAACGGCTTCGTGCAGGTAAATAACGAAAAGATGAGCAAGAGCCTAGGCAACTCCTTTTTTGTAGGAGACGCCCTAAAAATCGCACCAGGCGAGGCGCTGAGGTTTTATCTTTTAAGCTCGCATTACAGGGCAAATTTTAATTATTCGATAGCCGATCTGCTTGCAAGCAAAAAGAGACTTGATAAAATTTACCGCCTTAAAAAGCGCGTCCGTGACGTTTTAGCTCCCGCTACGGGGCAAAATTCTGCGGTATGTGTATCTGAACATACTGCGCAAATTTCATCCGCAAGCTCTGTGCAGACCTGCGGGGATACAGGGCGAAATTTAACTTCGAGCGGATCTCAAAGTTTAAGCCCAAACGCGGCACCGAATTCCAAGCCTAAAAATTCCGCGCCAGAACTGCCTGCTGCGGAGGCTAAATTTAGATCGGAGATGATGGAGTTTTTAAGCGACGATCTCAATACCTCAGGCGCGCTTGCAGTGCTTGATAGCTTCGTAGCAAGCGCGAATGAAGCGCTAGATCGTGCGCCAAAAGACAAGGCGCTAAAAGCCCTTATCGCTGCAAATTTGGAGTTTGCGAAGCAGACCCTTGGAATTTTATACGAAGATGAGACCGAATACTTTCGCTTCGGCGTGAGCGAGCAGCAAAGAGCGCAGATCGAGGAGCTGATAAAACAGCGCGCACAGGCGAAGGCGGAAAAGGACTTTGCGAGCGCGGATGCCATCAGGGCGCGCCTTACGGATATGAAGATTGAAGTGATGGACGCGCCTGGCGGCACCGTTTGGGAGGTCGCGGCGGAATAA
- the murJ gene encoding murein biosynthesis integral membrane protein MurJ: MLRGFFTNSAGTLVSRVLGFVRDLLTASVLGAGIYSDLFFVAFKLPNLFRRLFGEGAFTQAFLPSFTAARKKGIFAAAVLIKFSVFIALLTALVLLAAPVFTKVLAYGFSAEQIGLAVPYVRINFFYLTFIFVVTLFASLLQYRDHFATTAFSTALLNLAMIAALLLARGKDGTTAVLYLSFGVVAGGLLQLAVHVYALKFTGMLRVLAGGFARLARGDKPQTQGFYKNFFAGVLGASALQLSSFIDTFFASFLASGSISYLYYANRIFQLPLALFAIALSTAIFPRMSKFVKARDDAQALALVERGFYFLLALLGLSAIGGVMLRNEITQLLFERGEFTRQNSIECAAVLGAYMAGLVPFGLSRIFSHWLYANMKQKLSAKISIWCVFINVALCALFFKPFGAVGLAFASTITGAFLLGFNLYFFGFNNFLAIIRAKKIIAIAALCAGEAAILYILKGLYYGNL; the protein is encoded by the coding sequence ATGCTCAGAGGCTTTTTTACAAATAGCGCAGGCACGCTGGTTTCGCGAGTTTTGGGTTTCGTGCGCGACCTGCTTACCGCATCGGTTTTGGGCGCGGGGATTTATAGCGATCTGTTTTTCGTAGCGTTTAAACTACCCAATCTTTTCCGCAGACTATTCGGCGAGGGAGCCTTTACGCAGGCATTTTTGCCTAGCTTTACCGCCGCGCGCAAAAAAGGAATTTTTGCCGCAGCGGTGCTTATTAAATTTAGCGTTTTCATCGCGCTTCTAACGGCGCTCGTGCTGCTCGCCGCGCCCGTTTTTACCAAAGTTTTAGCATACGGATTTAGCGCCGAGCAGATCGGTCTTGCGGTGCCGTACGTGCGGATAAATTTTTTCTACCTCACGTTTATCTTCGTCGTTACGCTCTTTGCCTCGCTGCTTCAGTATCGCGACCACTTCGCTACGACGGCGTTTTCGACTGCGCTTTTAAATTTGGCGATGATTGCGGCGCTTTTGCTAGCTCGCGGTAAGGACGGCACCACGGCGGTGCTCTATCTTAGCTTCGGCGTCGTAGCGGGCGGGCTTTTACAGCTTGCGGTGCACGTTTATGCGCTGAAGTTCACCGGCATGCTACGCGTCTTAGCGGGCGGCTTTGCGCGGCTTGCGCGGGGTGATAAACCGCAGACGCAGGGCTTTTATAAAAATTTTTTCGCGGGCGTGCTCGGTGCGTCGGCGCTTCAGCTAAGCTCGTTTATAGATACCTTTTTTGCGAGCTTCCTTGCTAGCGGCAGTATCAGTTATCTCTACTACGCAAACCGCATATTTCAGCTGCCGCTCGCGCTTTTTGCGATCGCGCTTAGCACGGCGATCTTTCCGCGCATGAGCAAATTTGTAAAAGCTCGCGACGACGCGCAAGCTCTGGCGCTCGTGGAGCGCGGATTTTACTTCCTTTTGGCGCTGCTCGGGCTCTCTGCGATAGGCGGCGTGATGCTGCGAAACGAGATCACGCAGCTGCTGTTTGAGCGCGGAGAATTTACCCGCCAAAATTCCATCGAATGCGCCGCAGTTCTCGGCGCGTATATGGCGGGGCTCGTGCCGTTTGGGCTATCCAGGATTTTTTCGCACTGGCTGTATGCGAATATGAAGCAGAAGCTAAGCGCGAAAATTTCGATCTGGTGCGTCTTTATAAACGTCGCTTTGTGCGCGCTGTTTTTTAAACCGTTCGGAGCGGTGGGGCTTGCGTTTGCAAGCACGATAACGGGGGCGTTTCTGCTCGGCTTTAACCTCTATTTTTTTGGATTTAATAACTTTTTAGCTATAATCCGCGCAAAAAAAATTATTGCGATCGCGGCGCTTTGTGCGGGCGAAGCGGCGATTTTATACATTTTAAAAGGCTTGTATTATGGTAATTTATGA
- a CDS encoding CbrC family protein, translating into MDKFRQRYIAIQKAFWDSDGDARSILALYEFKDELEKCGEKEVKAVLVDVYELLGLKKSACELLGEIRDPKDRKQLKKLDYLRQYGADGDADAIKRPKTASEAARVSEKSKALPHFRYHPDPFKTGVFKEDTSVLCECCEQATGVYYRGSIYCTADVKYLCPHCIASGAAAAKFDAGFIQDADPLPSGAADAQGKTEELFKRTPGYFSWQGAHWLTCCDDYCEFLGDVGTKELQDLGALEEVFAEYAMRGEFAVEDVRDCLVAGGDTAGYLFRCLHCGKYKIYVDAS; encoded by the coding sequence ATGGATAAGTTTAGACAAAGATATATCGCGATTCAAAAGGCGTTTTGGGATTCTGACGGCGATGCGAGAAGCATTTTAGCGCTGTATGAGTTCAAAGACGAGCTCGAAAAATGCGGCGAAAAAGAGGTAAAAGCCGTGCTGGTGGACGTTTATGAGCTACTCGGGCTAAAAAAGAGCGCCTGCGAATTGCTCGGCGAAATTCGCGATCCAAAGGATAGAAAGCAGCTTAAAAAGCTCGACTATCTGCGGCAATACGGCGCAGACGGCGACGCGGACGCGATAAAGCGCCCCAAAACCGCGAGCGAGGCGGCGCGCGTGAGCGAAAAATCAAAAGCCCTGCCTCATTTTCGCTATCATCCCGACCCCTTCAAAACGGGCGTGTTTAAAGAGGATACAAGCGTGCTTTGCGAGTGCTGCGAGCAGGCGACGGGCGTTTATTATCGCGGTAGCATTTACTGCACGGCGGACGTGAAATACCTCTGCCCGCACTGTATCGCTAGCGGCGCGGCTGCAGCGAAATTTGACGCCGGCTTCATCCAGGACGCCGATCCTCTGCCGTCAGGCGCTGCGGACGCGCAGGGCAAAACCGAAGAGCTGTTTAAAAGGACGCCGGGGTATTTTAGCTGGCAGGGGGCGCATTGGCTCACGTGTTGCGACGATTACTGCGAGTTTTTAGGCGACGTTGGCACGAAGGAGCTGCAGGATTTGGGCGCCCTGGAGGAGGTCTTTGCCGAATACGCCATGCGCGGGGAATTTGCGGTAGAGGACGTGCGTGACTGCCTCGTCGCAGGAGGCGACACGGCGGGCTATTTGTTCAGATGTCTGCATTGCGGGAAATATAAAATTTATGTCGATGCGAGCTAA
- a CDS encoding ABC transporter permease, whose amino-acid sequence MRNLAFSLESSGGKNTLSLRGQWNYKSSRSQLLALKKAVKNLDELELSLSEISNLDYFMALMIKNALAGKRVSLVENNCKAAKILSFMDDKTIDFSYVPESRRLNFLAQIGLYCHLGILGLLSLASFLGEFFSKLTAFIIHPMKFRFKETVNFIKDSGIDALFIVSLTAFLIGIVLAYIGSDMLSKFGASIYIIDIMGALTLREVAPLIAAIVIAGRSASSFTAQIGVMKITEEIDAMRTMGFDPFYFLAMPRIIAMVLIMPLVIFIADSVSIFAQMIVCDAYLDIAFSDYLDRFKASVELRHFLVGIIKAPFFGAFIAIIGCMRGFEVKGNTQSIGEYTTISVVNAIFWVIAIDAVFAVLFSEIGL is encoded by the coding sequence TTGCGGAATTTAGCCTTTTCGCTCGAAAGCTCGGGCGGGAAAAACACCTTATCGCTACGCGGGCAGTGGAACTACAAAAGCTCGCGCTCACAGCTACTTGCACTAAAAAAGGCGGTAAAAAATCTAGACGAGCTGGAGCTAAGCTTAAGCGAAATTTCAAATTTAGACTATTTCATGGCGCTGATGATCAAAAATGCCCTTGCCGGCAAGCGGGTTAGCCTTGTTGAGAATAACTGCAAAGCCGCCAAAATTCTAAGCTTTATGGATGATAAAACGATCGATTTTAGCTATGTACCCGAATCTCGTAGGCTAAATTTTTTAGCGCAGATCGGACTTTATTGCCATCTTGGAATTCTAGGCTTGCTAAGCCTTGCAAGCTTTTTGGGCGAGTTTTTCTCCAAACTTACGGCTTTTATAATTCATCCGATGAAATTCCGCTTCAAAGAAACCGTAAATTTCATCAAAGATAGCGGCATAGACGCACTTTTCATAGTCTCACTGACGGCATTTTTGATCGGTATCGTGCTTGCTTACATAGGCTCTGATATGCTTTCTAAATTTGGTGCCAGCATCTATATCATCGATATAATGGGCGCTTTGACGCTTCGTGAGGTAGCGCCTCTTATCGCCGCTATCGTTATCGCGGGTCGCTCGGCTTCGAGCTTTACGGCACAGATCGGCGTGATGAAGATCACCGAAGAGATCGATGCGATGAGGACGATGGGCTTTGATCCGTTTTATTTTCTTGCGATGCCGCGCATTATCGCGATGGTACTAATCATGCCGCTAGTCATTTTTATCGCAGATTCGGTAAGTATTTTTGCTCAGATGATCGTGTGTGATGCGTATTTAGATATAGCCTTTAGCGATTATTTGGATAGATTTAAGGCTTCTGTAGAGCTTAGGCATTTTTTAGTAGGTATAATTAAAGCGCCGTTTTTCGGGGCATTCATTGCTATCATCGGCTGCATGCGGGGTTTTGAGGTCAAAGGAAATACACAAAGCATCGGCGAATACACTACCATTAGCGTCGTAAATGCGATATTTTGGGTCATTGCGATCGACGCGGTATTTGCGGTTCTGTTTTCGGAGATCGGGCTATGA